Proteins encoded by one window of Thermodesulfobacteriota bacterium:
- a CDS encoding 4Fe-4S ferredoxin — protein MKTLRKIIEIDEELCDGCGQCVPSCAEGSLQVVDGKARMVADNLCDGLGACIGECPTGALKIVEREAEEFDEDAVEKYLAEKEAEKQKEPATLACGCPSTHIQTFAPASSCKQANIPASFQDEESALSHWPVQIRLVPATAPFLKGADLLVLADCCGVAIPTLHRDLLKGRVVMIGCPKFDDVEEYVDKFGDIFKTADIKSVTCVVMEVPCCSGLPMIVKKGMEAAGKKVSIEELVISTRGKMLHQQ, from the coding sequence ATGAAGACATTACGCAAAATAATAGAAATTGATGAAGAGCTGTGTGACGGCTGCGGTCAGTGTGTACCCAGCTGCGCAGAGGGATCATTACAGGTGGTGGACGGCAAGGCAAGGATGGTGGCGGACAACCTGTGTGACGGTCTTGGTGCCTGCATCGGCGAATGTCCCACCGGCGCACTTAAGATCGTTGAACGTGAAGCAGAGGAGTTCGATGAAGATGCGGTGGAAAAATACCTGGCGGAAAAAGAAGCAGAAAAACAAAAGGAGCCCGCCACGTTGGCCTGCGGGTGCCCATCCACTCATATTCAGACATTTGCACCGGCTTCTTCGTGTAAGCAAGCCAATATACCGGCTTCCTTTCAAGATGAAGAGTCCGCTCTTTCTCACTGGCCGGTTCAAATCAGGCTGGTGCCTGCAACTGCGCCGTTTTTAAAAGGAGCGGATCTACTTGTTCTGGCAGATTGCTGTGGAGTGGCCATTCCAACGCTACACAGGGATTTGCTCAAAGGCAGGGTGGTGATGATCGGATGTCCGAAATTTGACGATGTGGAAGAATATGTTGATAAATTTGGCGACATCTTTAAAACTGCGGATATTAAGAGTGTCACATGCGTTGTTATGGAAGTGCCATGCTGTTCCGGCCTTCCCATGATTGTCAAAAAGGGTATGGAAGCAGCAGGGAAGAAGGTGTCCATAGAAGAGTTGGTTATAAGTACGCGGGGTAAAATGCTGCATCAACAGTGA
- a CDS encoding HD domain-containing protein, whose product MKCPGQDTLYWKPGAIFDAKCPECGNKVEFFKDDTTRKCPSCGHRFINPKMDFGCASYCQFAEQCIGNLPPELLAQKEDLLKDRVAIEMKRYFKTDFKRISHATRVARYAERIGKAEGQGNMAVILSAAYLHDIGIHEAQKKFNSTEPKHQEQEGPPIARSILEKLGAKTELIDEVCDIVGHHHHPGPEETANFKAVYDADLIANIEDNHKDQVIEADKLKKIIKKSFLTQSGGVEAKKTLLKQDKN is encoded by the coding sequence ATGAAGTGCCCAGGTCAAGATACGCTGTACTGGAAACCGGGAGCCATCTTTGATGCAAAATGCCCGGAATGCGGGAATAAAGTGGAATTTTTTAAAGATGACACCACCCGCAAATGTCCGAGCTGCGGGCACCGGTTTATCAATCCTAAAATGGATTTTGGCTGTGCGTCATATTGCCAGTTTGCCGAACAGTGCATCGGAAATCTTCCGCCAGAGCTTCTGGCCCAAAAGGAAGACCTGTTGAAAGACCGGGTGGCCATTGAAATGAAACGGTATTTTAAAACCGATTTTAAAAGAATCAGCCACGCGACCCGTGTGGCCAGGTATGCGGAAAGAATCGGCAAAGCCGAAGGCCAGGGAAATATGGCGGTTATTTTGTCTGCCGCGTATCTTCATGATATCGGTATTCACGAGGCCCAAAAAAAATTCAACAGTACCGAACCCAAACACCAGGAACAGGAAGGCCCACCCATTGCCCGGTCCATATTGGAAAAGCTCGGTGCTAAAACAGAACTTATAGATGAAGTATGCGATATCGTTGGCCACCACCATCACCCCGGGCCGGAAGAAACGGCAAATTTTAAGGCAGTGTATGATGCAGACCTTATTGCAAACATAGAAGATAATCATAAAGACCAGGTCATTGAGGCCGACAAACTGAAAAAGATAATTAAAAAATCGTTTTTAACCCAAAGCGGTGGGGTGGAAGCCAAGAAAACACTTTTAAAGCAGGACAAGAATTAA
- the hcp gene encoding hydroxylamine reductase encodes MFCFQCQETAKNTGCTVKGMCGKPEETANLQDLLIYVLRGIAVYGEKAKELGILDKETGLFVAQALFTTITNANWDNDRFVAMIKEALKRRDDLKDKFLAAYKEKTGKDFAENLHHSATWFSDDAAEFNEKAKSVGVLSTADEDVRSLRELLIIGLKGVAAYADHAAILGFEREDIYDFLMEALASTTKDLSVNEMVGLVMKAGETAVNTMALLDEANTTAYGNPEITEVNIGVGSNPGILISGHDLKDMEELLKQTEGTGVDVYTHGEMLPANYYPAFKKYAHFVGNYGGSWWQQNKEFESFNGPILMTTNCIIPIRKNNTYQKRIFTTGMTGYPDVKHIPDRAKGGSKDFSEIIELAKKCDPPTEIETGKIVGGFAHNQVLALADKVVDAVKSGAIKRFVVMAGCDGRQKSRNYFTEVAQALPQDTVILTAGCAKYRYNKLDLGDIGGIPRILDAGQCNDCYSLAVIALKLKEVFGLGDINQLPISFDIGWYEQKAVAVLLALLYLGVKGIRLGPTLPGFLSPNVAKVLVEKFGIKPIDTVEADVEAMMTGK; translated from the coding sequence ATGTTTTGTTTTCAATGTCAGGAGACAGCCAAGAACACAGGCTGCACAGTTAAAGGTATGTGTGGGAAACCGGAAGAAACCGCAAATCTTCAGGATCTGTTAATCTATGTGTTAAGAGGTATTGCCGTTTATGGCGAAAAGGCAAAAGAACTTGGAATTTTGGATAAAGAGACGGGTTTATTTGTTGCCCAGGCACTGTTTACCACCATTACCAACGCCAACTGGGATAACGACCGGTTTGTTGCCATGATAAAAGAGGCATTAAAACGCAGAGATGATCTTAAAGATAAATTTCTAGCTGCCTATAAAGAAAAAACCGGAAAGGATTTTGCCGAAAATCTGCATCACTCCGCCACCTGGTTTTCGGATGATGCTGCCGAGTTTAATGAAAAGGCCAAATCGGTGGGTGTGTTGTCAACAGCGGATGAAGATGTGCGCTCTTTAAGAGAGCTTTTAATCATCGGGTTAAAAGGGGTTGCCGCTTATGCAGATCATGCCGCCATTTTGGGGTTTGAAAGAGAAGATATCTACGATTTTCTCATGGAAGCCCTGGCATCCACCACCAAAGATTTGTCGGTGAACGAAATGGTCGGATTGGTGATGAAAGCCGGAGAAACGGCAGTCAACACCATGGCGTTGTTGGATGAAGCCAATACCACCGCATACGGAAATCCGGAGATCACCGAAGTCAATATCGGAGTCGGCTCCAATCCGGGAATACTCATCAGCGGACACGATCTTAAAGACATGGAAGAGCTTTTAAAACAGACCGAAGGCACCGGAGTCGATGTGTATACCCACGGCGAAATGCTTCCTGCCAATTACTATCCGGCATTTAAAAAGTATGCTCATTTTGTGGGAAACTACGGTGGGTCATGGTGGCAGCAGAACAAGGAATTTGAATCCTTTAACGGCCCCATTCTTATGACGACAAACTGTATTATTCCCATAAGAAAAAATAATACGTATCAGAAAAGAATCTTTACCACCGGCATGACCGGCTATCCTGATGTCAAGCATATACCGGACAGGGCCAAAGGCGGCTCAAAAGATTTTTCTGAGATTATCGAGCTGGCAAAGAAATGTGATCCGCCCACTGAAATTGAGACAGGAAAGATCGTGGGAGGTTTTGCCCACAACCAGGTGCTTGCACTTGCTGATAAGGTGGTGGATGCGGTAAAATCAGGAGCGATCAAAAGGTTTGTGGTTATGGCCGGTTGTGACGGACGTCAGAAATCGAGAAACTATTTTACCGAAGTGGCCCAGGCTCTGCCGCAGGACACGGTGATTTTGACTGCCGGTTGTGCAAAATATCGCTACAACAAGCTCGATCTTGGAGATATCGGAGGTATACCGAGAATCCTTGATGCCGGACAGTGTAACGACTGTTATTCTCTGGCGGTTATCGCATTGAAACTCAAAGAGGTCTTTGGACTGGGTGATATTAACCAGCTTCCGATCTCTTTTGATATCGGATGGTATGAGCAAAAAGCGGTTGCCGTTCTCCTGGCGCTTCTCTACCTTGGGGTTAAAGGTATTCGACTGGGGCCGACCCTCCCGGGATTTCTTTCCCCCAACGTGGCCAAAGTGCTGGTGGAAAAATTCGGTATCAAACCCATCGATACGGTAGAAGCAGATGTTGAAGCCATGATGACAGGAAAATAG
- a CDS encoding ABC transporter ATP-binding protein has protein sequence MIHAENLTRIYSLGETKVIGLNRVNLDIRQGELVMLKGNSGSGKSTLLSLLGGLDQPSEGNLTVSGYNLNTAIESELIDFRREVVGMIFQSFNLLPTLDILENICLPGLLAGKPLDSVQQKAVSLIEKFDLNPRKHHKPSQLSGGEMQRTAIARALINDPLLILADEPTGNIDSLNGQRVIDLLVHLNQNDGRTVVIATHSNLADDFATLQLCLKDGEISDQICST, from the coding sequence ATGATTCATGCTGAAAATCTGACGCGAATCTATTCGCTGGGAGAAACAAAAGTTATCGGCTTAAACAGAGTCAATCTGGATATCCGGCAGGGTGAATTGGTTATGCTGAAAGGCAACAGCGGATCGGGGAAAAGCACGTTGTTATCTCTGCTTGGCGGACTGGACCAACCCTCAGAAGGCAATTTGACTGTTTCAGGCTATAATTTAAATACAGCCATAGAATCTGAACTGATTGACTTTAGACGAGAGGTGGTGGGTATGATCTTCCAATCGTTTAATTTGCTGCCGACCCTGGATATATTGGAAAATATCTGCTTACCCGGTTTGCTCGCAGGTAAACCTCTTGATTCAGTTCAACAAAAGGCAGTATCATTAATTGAAAAATTTGATCTGAACCCTCGTAAGCACCACAAGCCCAGCCAGCTTTCTGGAGGAGAAATGCAAAGAACCGCTATTGCTCGTGCGCTCATCAACGATCCTTTGCTAATTCTTGCAGACGAGCCCACCGGAAACATCGATAGCCTAAACGGTCAAAGAGTCATTGATCTCTTGGTTCATTTAAATCAAAATGATGGCCGAACCGTGGTCATTGCCACCCATAGCAACCTGGCTGATGATTTTGCCACCCTTCAGCTTTGTTTGAAAGACGGAGAAATATCCGATCAGATATGCAGCACTTGA